AATTTGGGATGAAAGCTGCGATGGCGCTTAATTGTGAAATCGCTGATGTGACTAAATTCGATCGGAAAAACTATTTTTATCCGGATAACCCGAAAGCCTATCAAATCTCTCAATTCGATAAACCTATCGGCGAAAACGGGTGGATCGATATCGAAGTGAATGGTGAGAAAAAACGCATAGGGATTACTCGTCTTCATTTAGAGGAAGATGCAGGTAAACTAACTCATACAGCAGACGGCTCGCTTTGTGACTACAATCGTCAAGGAACACCACTCGTAGAAATTGTGTCAGAACCTGATATTCGTACTCCAGAGGAAGCTTATGCTTACTTAGAGAAACTAAAAGCCATTGTGCAATATACTGGCGTATCCGATTGCAAAATGGAAGAGGGATCCCTTCGATGTGATGCGAATATTTCACTTCGACCTGTAGGACAAGCGGAATTGGGAACGAAAACAGAATTGAAAAATTTAAACTCATTTAACTTTGTAAAAAAGGGATTGGAATACGAAGAGAAGCGGCAAGAAGAAGTCCTCATAGCTGGTGGAGAAATTGAACAAGAAACCCGTCGCTTTGACGAGGCGAATGGCAAGACACTTTTAATGCGTGTAAAAGAAGGATCAGATGATTACCGTTATTTCCCTGAGCCTGATTTAGTGGATATTTATATTGATGCAGAATGGAAAGAGCGGATTCGTGCGGAAATTCCTGAACTTCCAGATCAACGACAAAAACGATATGCAGAGAAGCTGGGATTACCTCAACATGATGCTAAAGTTTTGACTATGACCATTGAAATGGCGGATTTCTTTGAAGCAACGGTTGATGCAGGAGCAGAAGCAAAACTTGCATCAAACTGGTTAATGGGAGAGGTGTCTGCTTACTTAAATGCTGAACAAAAAGAGTTATCGGCTGTTGCACTAACTCCTGAGAGTCTTGCTGGTATGATTTCATTAATCGAATCTGGCGTAATTTCTTCTAAAATTGCGAAAACCGTTTTCAAAGAACTAGTTGAAAAAGGCGGTGACGCAGAAGTCATTGTTAAGGAGAAGGGACTTGTTCAAATCTCTGACGAGGGCGAATTACTGAAAATCATTACAGAAATACTTAATCAAAATGAACAATCAATTGAAGATTATAAAAATGGAAAGAAAAAAGCAGTCGGTTTTCTTGTCGGTCAAATGATGAAAGCTACAAAAGGACAAGGAAACCCACAAATAATTAATACGTTATTGCTGCAAGAACTAAATAAACGATAGAGAATACCACATTCAAACAAAAGGAACTTCCCCATGGGGAAGTTCCTTTTGTTTGAATGGAGGCTCTCTTTTCGCCATTCATAGTGATTAGTCAAATGAGGTTTGTATAGGAAGGGTAAAGGTCTAGTTTCCTACTTCAATAGTCTTGATAAAATATTCAGCTTCATGCAGAGGAATGGGTAGTTCATCCTGTTTTTAATAAAAGAGTGAATGAAAACTAGCAATATACTAAAAACTGTATTATATTATGTATTGTTAATGTTCTGAATATTAACAAAATTAAGAAAAGGAAGTGTTTCTATTTGAAAAAGCAGTTACTAGTATTAGGGTTAGCAGCTGGATTAGCCGCAAGTCCGATGGTCTCATCAACGGCATTTGGGGCAGCGAATGTTAAAGAGAAGATTAATTGGAGCCAAAAGAACGGGACGCCTGAATTTATCGCAGGTAAATTAACAAAGGCTTCTAGCAAAAAAGCTGAAGATGTCGTGTTTGGTTATTTTAATGAGAATAGTAGTAAGTTCAAATTTGCAGGAGATGCGAAAACCTCTTTTGTAGTGAAAGAAAAGAAAGA
This DNA window, taken from Bacillus sp. 2205SS5-2, encodes the following:
- the gatB gene encoding Asp-tRNA(Asn)/Glu-tRNA(Gln) amidotransferase subunit GatB translates to MKFETVIGLEVHVELKTNSKIFSSAPNHFGAEPNTNTNVIDLGYPGVLPVINKTAVEFGMKAAMALNCEIADVTKFDRKNYFYPDNPKAYQISQFDKPIGENGWIDIEVNGEKKRIGITRLHLEEDAGKLTHTADGSLCDYNRQGTPLVEIVSEPDIRTPEEAYAYLEKLKAIVQYTGVSDCKMEEGSLRCDANISLRPVGQAELGTKTELKNLNSFNFVKKGLEYEEKRQEEVLIAGGEIEQETRRFDEANGKTLLMRVKEGSDDYRYFPEPDLVDIYIDAEWKERIRAEIPELPDQRQKRYAEKLGLPQHDAKVLTMTIEMADFFEATVDAGAEAKLASNWLMGEVSAYLNAEQKELSAVALTPESLAGMISLIESGVISSKIAKTVFKELVEKGGDAEVIVKEKGLVQISDEGELLKIITEILNQNEQSIEDYKNGKKKAVGFLVGQMMKATKGQGNPQIINTLLLQELNKR